A stretch of Ferribacterium limneticum DNA encodes these proteins:
- a CDS encoding DUF2309 domain-containing protein, which produces MRAESELPIRERLAHWIEHLTHVLPAQAPIRDFVHHNTLHGFQHLPFAEALAAAQALSGVTTYWPESRFRECLASGRINAEDLVAALDGFGVADLDGPVVRNLTRRDILLASLKAGREAPDASRLAWLLRETALGDDPLFDHFYRQSPTEPDGLAAGSWQQQALARWDELCGRVGQTWTWRALLEHLSGEDVLEWGRSILQRHLAAHLDLGVAAWRNPAQGLGFFAAWRASAGLDLTWEMDELPNVRDEIQHVPDNPLEVLLEELPRLMPDQSLWYGYLERLSLELPGWSGMFLWRDRNPGRGDGTPVAMLDYLAVRVLLERLLTDDLLRRLTGSPMGLAELHAYYAARPEEFLVRDALHAPGLPEELQGRAAHLVQLGRTGHVDVDEWRHLAAALAPALAGLRAATAAWQMAALSRQLGLLPADLATLSGDDLAALQSCAASLTALQRGQIWLLAYERHYREQLFSALTANHPRQASPAAPSAQVVMCMDDREEGTRRHLEEIAPDIATYGAAGFFGVPMFWQGVDDAGKTALCPVVVQPTQLVRELPAAGAEEALAGHAARREKRLRWRERLYQATRRRAVAGPVLTALGALPALASLAAVTLAPGWFGETLRRWQEQYDGRVPTRMGLTAGAAVAATPEAPQLGLTDAEQIERVEAFLRMIGLTAGFAPLVLMFGHGSGSRNNPHLSAYDCGACSGKHGGPNARVFAAMANRPAVRAGLAGRGLVIPDSTWFVAAEHNTCDDGIEWYDLDSVPEHFQPALERLLGQMAEACRAHAAERCRRLASAPLRPLPWKARQHMIGRANDISQARPELGHATNAAAFIGRRQMSRGLFLDRRVFLISYDPVGDDDGRIVEDILLAAGPVGAGIALEYYFSTVDNERFGCGSKITHNITGLFGVMEGADSDLRTGLPWQMVEIHEPMRLLVVVEQTPEVLGSILERQPPLQELINNEWIVVAAKDPASGAIAQYCPRRGWLPWSGSAVLPQVARSADWFAGESEPLAPAIILGGAALPTIASFKEPQ; this is translated from the coding sequence ATGCGCGCCGAGTCCGAATTGCCCATCCGCGAACGACTGGCTCACTGGATTGAGCATCTGACCCACGTGCTGCCGGCCCAGGCGCCGATTCGCGATTTCGTCCATCACAACACCCTGCATGGCTTCCAGCACCTGCCGTTTGCCGAAGCGCTGGCCGCTGCGCAGGCCTTGTCCGGGGTGACGACTTACTGGCCGGAATCGCGTTTTCGCGAATGCCTGGCCAGCGGGCGGATCAACGCCGAAGACCTGGTTGCGGCGCTGGATGGTTTCGGGGTGGCCGATCTCGATGGGCCGGTGGTCCGTAACCTGACCCGGCGCGACATTCTGCTGGCCAGTCTGAAGGCCGGTCGGGAGGCTCCCGATGCCAGCCGGCTGGCCTGGCTGCTCCGCGAGACGGCGCTGGGCGACGATCCGCTATTCGACCATTTCTATCGCCAGAGCCCGACTGAGCCAGACGGTCTGGCGGCCGGAAGCTGGCAGCAGCAGGCGCTTGCACGCTGGGATGAACTGTGCGGCCGCGTCGGCCAGACATGGACCTGGCGCGCCCTGCTTGAACACCTGAGCGGCGAGGATGTGCTCGAGTGGGGGCGCAGCATCCTGCAGCGCCATCTCGCCGCCCATCTCGATCTCGGCGTTGCCGCCTGGCGCAACCCGGCGCAGGGGCTGGGCTTCTTTGCCGCCTGGCGGGCCAGTGCGGGGCTCGATCTGACCTGGGAAATGGATGAGTTGCCCAATGTGCGCGACGAAATCCAGCATGTGCCGGACAACCCGCTCGAAGTGCTGCTCGAGGAATTGCCCAGGCTGATGCCTGACCAAAGCCTGTGGTACGGCTATCTGGAACGCCTGAGTCTCGAATTGCCCGGCTGGTCCGGCATGTTTCTGTGGCGCGACCGTAACCCCGGTCGCGGCGACGGTACGCCGGTAGCCATGCTCGACTACCTGGCCGTGCGCGTTCTGCTGGAACGCCTGTTGACCGACGATCTGCTGCGCCGCCTGACCGGTTCGCCAATGGGGCTGGCGGAGTTGCACGCGTATTACGCGGCGCGGCCCGAGGAATTTCTGGTTCGCGATGCGTTGCACGCGCCCGGCCTGCCCGAGGAATTGCAGGGGCGGGCGGCGCATCTGGTGCAACTGGGCCGGACCGGCCATGTCGACGTCGATGAATGGCGGCATCTGGCCGCCGCGCTGGCACCCGCATTGGCTGGTCTGCGCGCCGCTACTGCTGCCTGGCAAATGGCCGCTTTGAGCCGGCAACTGGGCTTGCTGCCGGCCGATCTGGCAACACTGAGCGGTGACGACCTGGCTGCCCTGCAATCCTGTGCCGCCAGCCTGACAGCCTTGCAGCGCGGCCAGATCTGGCTGCTCGCCTATGAGCGCCATTACCGCGAACAGCTTTTCTCCGCACTGACGGCCAATCATCCGCGCCAGGCGTCGCCGGCTGCGCCATCGGCCCAGGTCGTCATGTGCATGGATGACCGTGAGGAAGGCACCCGCCGCCACCTTGAGGAGATCGCGCCCGATATCGCAACTTACGGTGCAGCAGGCTTTTTCGGCGTGCCAATGTTTTGGCAGGGAGTGGACGATGCCGGCAAGACCGCGCTTTGTCCGGTGGTCGTGCAGCCAACGCAGCTGGTGCGCGAACTGCCGGCGGCCGGGGCGGAAGAGGCGCTGGCCGGCCATGCGGCCCGCCGGGAAAAAAGGCTGCGCTGGCGTGAGCGTCTCTATCAGGCCACCCGCCGCCGCGCCGTGGCTGGCCCGGTGCTGACGGCGCTCGGCGCACTGCCGGCGCTGGCTTCGCTGGCGGCGGTCACCCTGGCCCCTGGCTGGTTTGGCGAAACGCTGCGGCGCTGGCAAGAACAATACGACGGCCGGGTGCCGACTCGCATGGGGTTGACGGCCGGGGCGGCGGTGGCGGCCACGCCGGAAGCGCCACAGCTCGGTTTGACCGATGCCGAGCAGATCGAGCGGGTCGAAGCCTTCCTGCGCATGATCGGCCTGACCGCCGGCTTTGCACCGCTGGTCCTGATGTTCGGTCATGGTTCGGGCAGTCGAAACAACCCGCATCTGTCGGCCTATGATTGCGGCGCCTGTTCCGGCAAGCATGGCGGCCCGAATGCCCGGGTTTTCGCGGCGATGGCCAACCGGCCAGCGGTACGCGCCGGGCTGGCCGGGCGTGGCCTGGTCATTCCCGATAGCACCTGGTTTGTCGCAGCGGAACACAATACCTGCGACGACGGGATCGAGTGGTATGACCTCGACAGCGTGCCCGAACACTTTCAGCCGGCGCTGGAACGACTGCTCGGCCAGATGGCCGAGGCCTGCCGGGCCCATGCCGCCGAGCGTTGCCGCCGGCTGGCTTCGGCCCCGCTGCGGCCCCTGCCGTGGAAGGCGCGCCAGCACATGATCGGCCGCGCCAACGACATTTCGCAGGCCCGGCCGGAGTTGGGACATGCGACCAATGCCGCCGCCTTCATTGGACGCCGCCAGATGAGTCGCGGCCTGTTTCTTGACCGTCGGGTCTTCCTGATTTCCTACGATCCGGTCGGTGATGACGACGGGCGCATTGTCGAAGACATCCTGCTCGCCGCCGGACCGGTCGGTGCGGGCATCGCCCTCGAGTACTATTTTTCGACCGTCGATAACGAGCGTTTCGGCTGCGGCTCGAAAATTACCCACAACATCACCGGCCTGTTCGGGGTGATGGAAGGCGCCGATTCCGATCTGCGCACCGGCCTGCCCTGGCAGATGGTCGAAATCCACGAGCCGATGCGCCTGCTGGTTGTTGTCGAACAGACCCCCGAAGTGCTGGGTAGCATCCTCGAGCGCCAGCCGCCGCTGCAGGAGCTGATCAACAACGAATGGATCGTCGTTGCGGCCAAAGATCCTGCAAGCGGCGCGATTGCGCAGTACTGCCCGCGTCGCGGCTGGCTGCCGTGGTCAGGCTCGGCGGTGCTGCCGCAGGTGGCACGCTCGGCCGACTGGTTTGCCGGCGAGTCGGAGCCATTGGCACCGGCGATTATTCTTGGTGGGGCCGCGCTTCCGACGATAGCGAGTTTCAAGGAGCCCCAATAG
- a CDS encoding proton-conducting transporter transmembrane domain-containing protein, with protein MLEKLPDWIWLVPVLPLLAVVINGARVLLGRASGDAAEPLTARLSSLAAFGGLLLLLAIDGLALIDHAPGHRIIGHWFGTGNWEATFSFMLDPLSLTLGTLTALIGWLVTRFSANYLHREAGFHRFFIVLSFFLAGIQFVLLAGNGLLAFVGWEMCGVASFLLIGYSWHRPVATGNALFAFVTNRGGDAGFLLGLGLAATWLGGFEWTALSQASQLSVVNDRLLVIGFVIAALAKSAQLPFSAWITRALEGPTPSSAIFYGAVMVHAGVYLMLRLEPLLVQVPDVMFGLVVAGLLTAIYAWLCGLVQTDVKSALIFAVLFQVSLMFVAIGLGWTTLALVHLCLHAAWRIWQFLLAPSWLAITRDRPPPPPAWLRHNQLLYTVALQRFWLDKLSHTLLVEPTASFARDVRALEEHFIDHAIGQPGQGKAVHADRPLVVADGLPGRVLAAASDALQHIEYRLLLRGKGGMAEKLMHRAGAYLRTLEHLLEQPRYLMMAVMATFVVIL; from the coding sequence ATGCTCGAAAAACTCCCCGACTGGATCTGGCTGGTCCCCGTCCTGCCGCTGCTGGCCGTGGTCATCAACGGCGCCCGGGTCCTGCTCGGCCGAGCCAGCGGCGATGCGGCCGAACCGCTGACCGCCCGGCTGTCTTCGCTGGCTGCCTTCGGCGGGCTGCTGTTGCTGCTCGCCATCGATGGGCTGGCGCTGATCGATCATGCGCCGGGGCATCGCATCATCGGCCACTGGTTTGGCACCGGCAACTGGGAGGCCACCTTCTCCTTCATGCTCGACCCGCTGTCCTTGACGCTGGGCACGCTGACCGCGCTGATCGGCTGGCTGGTCACCCGTTTTTCGGCCAACTACCTGCATCGCGAGGCCGGCTTCCATCGTTTCTTTATCGTGCTCAGCTTTTTCCTGGCCGGTATCCAGTTCGTGCTGCTCGCCGGCAACGGCCTGCTTGCCTTTGTCGGCTGGGAGATGTGCGGCGTCGCCTCCTTCCTGCTCATCGGCTATTCCTGGCATCGGCCGGTCGCTACCGGCAACGCGCTGTTCGCCTTCGTCACCAATCGCGGCGGCGATGCCGGCTTCCTGCTCGGGCTGGGGCTGGCTGCCACCTGGCTGGGCGGCTTCGAATGGACGGCGCTGTCGCAGGCCTCACAACTGAGCGTGGTCAACGACCGCCTGCTGGTCATTGGTTTTGTCATCGCAGCGCTGGCCAAGTCGGCACAACTGCCGTTCTCGGCCTGGATCACCCGGGCGCTGGAAGGGCCGACGCCGTCGTCGGCGATCTTCTACGGCGCGGTGATGGTGCATGCCGGCGTTTATCTGATGCTGCGTCTTGAGCCGCTGCTGGTACAGGTGCCGGATGTGATGTTCGGCCTGGTCGTCGCCGGCCTGCTGACGGCAATCTACGCCTGGTTGTGCGGCCTGGTGCAGACCGACGTCAAGTCGGCGCTGATTTTCGCCGTGCTCTTCCAGGTCTCGCTGATGTTCGTCGCCATCGGGCTGGGCTGGACGACACTGGCGCTGGTTCATCTCTGCCTGCATGCCGCCTGGCGCATCTGGCAATTCCTTCTCGCGCCCTCGTGGCTGGCGATCACCCGCGACCGTCCGCCTCCGCCGCCGGCCTGGCTGCGCCATAACCAGTTGCTCTATACCGTTGCCCTGCAACGCTTCTGGCTCGACAAGCTGTCGCATACCCTGCTCGTCGAACCGACGGCCTCCTTTGCCCGCGATGTGCGCGCCCTAGAGGAGCATTTCATCGACCACGCCATCGGCCAGCCGGGGCAGGGCAAGGCCGTCCATGCCGATCGGCCGCTGGTAGTGGCCGATGGCTTGCCGGGCCGAGTGCTGGCCGCCGCTTCCGACGCCCTGCAACACATCGAATATCGCCTGTTGCTGCGCGGCAAGGGGGGCATGGCGGAAAAACTGATGCACCGGGCCGGCGCCTACCTGCGGACGCTGGAGCATCTGCTCGAACAGCCGCGCTATCTGATGATGGCGGTGATGGCCACTTTTGTGGTGATCCTCTGA